One window of the Candidatus Rokuibacteriota bacterium genome contains the following:
- a CDS encoding TRAP transporter small permease subunit, with protein MAGRFSPPMNALRVIRAIDQASYWSGKAFAWLIVALTFVVSIEVFKRYILNAPTAWIFDFNSMLYGTLFMMCGAYTLALAGHVRADFVYIYLSPRAQAALDLALYLLFFIPGILGLMYAGYGYAGDSWRIGEHSTVTAEGPPIYHFKSVIPIAGALVMLQGLAEIIRCVVCIRTGAWPARLEDVEEIDVIDTQLSHSEYVDEESRRVAMEGAHAIDEAARHRTVVDESERKDP; from the coding sequence ATGGCTGGCCGGTTTTCTCCGCCGATGAACGCCCTTCGCGTGATCCGAGCCATCGACCAGGCCAGCTACTGGTCGGGCAAGGCGTTCGCGTGGCTGATCGTGGCTCTGACCTTCGTGGTCTCCATCGAAGTCTTCAAGCGGTACATCCTGAATGCGCCGACGGCCTGGATCTTCGATTTCAACAGTATGCTCTACGGCACGCTCTTCATGATGTGCGGGGCCTACACGCTGGCGCTGGCCGGACACGTACGCGCCGACTTCGTGTACATCTATCTGAGTCCGCGCGCCCAGGCGGCGCTCGACCTCGCCCTGTATCTCCTGTTCTTCATCCCGGGCATCCTGGGGCTCATGTACGCCGGTTACGGGTACGCCGGCGACTCCTGGCGCATCGGGGAGCACTCCACCGTGACCGCAGAGGGCCCCCCCATCTACCACTTCAAGTCGGTCATCCCGATCGCGGGCGCGCTGGTGATGCTCCAGGGGCTGGCCGAGATCATCCGCTGCGTCGTCTGCATCCGGACCGGCGCCTGGCCCGCGCGGCTCGAGGACGTCGAAGAGATCGACGTGATCGACACCCAGTTGTCCCACAGCGAGTACGTGGACGAAGAGTCACGCCGCGTCGCCATGGAGGGGGCGCACGCGATCGACGAGGCCGCGCGCCACCGGACCGTGGTGGACGAGAGCGAGCGGAAGGACCCGTGA
- a CDS encoding trypsin-like peptidase domain-containing protein, producing the protein MADLRRMRTVTGAALWALGVILCAPPPLHAQQTQPDRELAQARENAKWEQANAAKRLETFLKAEPKPHPCQIFVEWSPRLYAIAAGTNAEQNGVRRGDRLKSINAEAVATLDDVTRILTGVPAGTTAVNIVVERSLSTFAREGRDVPLRVQCRSDKARWEAKKKALEAMKDGRWNDCFLGMREVIQEWGVGRTGDVEVRGLCSYYDARLKGRPIGPDDAQSLYDWRHAQILEARYDPGALDRVRGDMLSSANVLRGWNAKNLAEDLELQLKEATLRSKVDPDEDSGHVQGTGVLARPDGTLLTAAHVVDKGKYIVVHCPGRKEAVAKTESIARNLDLAVIKTALTNTAYLSLAPARSARMGELLFTIGFPISTFLGTEAKLTEGTVSAMSGPGGEISFIQITAPVQPGNSEGPVVNGQGQIIGIVSSTIASLPFLMATGVAPQNVNWAVKADYARPLFEQPTARPAAGSRTEALERARGATCRIEVDR; encoded by the coding sequence ATGGCGGATCTCCGACGGATGCGCACCGTGACCGGGGCGGCGCTCTGGGCGCTGGGCGTGATCCTGTGTGCCCCGCCCCCGCTCCACGCCCAGCAGACGCAGCCTGACCGCGAGCTCGCCCAGGCCCGCGAGAACGCCAAGTGGGAGCAGGCCAACGCCGCAAAACGGCTCGAAACCTTCCTCAAGGCCGAGCCCAAGCCGCATCCATGCCAGATCTTCGTCGAGTGGAGCCCGCGACTCTACGCCATCGCCGCCGGCACCAACGCCGAGCAGAACGGCGTGCGCCGCGGCGACCGTCTCAAGAGCATCAACGCCGAGGCCGTCGCCACGCTCGACGACGTCACCCGCATCCTGACCGGCGTCCCGGCCGGCACGACGGCGGTCAACATCGTGGTCGAGCGCAGCCTCTCGACCTTCGCCCGCGAGGGGCGGGACGTGCCGCTCCGCGTCCAGTGCCGGAGCGACAAGGCGCGATGGGAGGCCAAGAAGAAGGCGCTCGAGGCAATGAAGGACGGCCGCTGGAACGACTGCTTCCTCGGGATGCGCGAGGTGATCCAGGAGTGGGGAGTGGGACGGACCGGCGACGTTGAGGTGCGCGGCCTGTGCTCCTACTACGACGCCCGGCTCAAGGGGCGGCCGATCGGCCCCGACGACGCGCAGAGCCTGTACGACTGGCGCCACGCCCAGATCCTCGAGGCGCGGTACGACCCCGGCGCCCTCGACCGGGTGCGGGGCGACATGCTCTCGAGCGCCAACGTCCTCCGCGGGTGGAACGCGAAGAACCTCGCCGAGGACCTCGAGCTCCAGCTCAAGGAAGCGACCCTGCGGAGCAAGGTCGACCCCGACGAGGACTCGGGCCACGTCCAGGGCACGGGCGTACTCGCGCGGCCGGACGGCACGCTCCTCACGGCCGCCCACGTCGTGGACAAGGGCAAGTACATCGTGGTCCACTGCCCGGGGCGGAAGGAGGCGGTGGCGAAAACCGAGTCAATTGCGCGCAACCTCGACCTGGCGGTGATCAAGACCGCACTGACCAACACGGCCTACCTGTCGCTGGCGCCCGCTCGGAGCGCGCGAATGGGCGAGCTGCTCTTCACCATCGGCTTCCCCATCAGCACCTTCCTGGGCACCGAGGCCAAGCTGACCGAGGGTACGGTGAGCGCCATGTCGGGACCGGGCGGAGAGATTTCATTCATCCAGATCACGGCGCCGGTCCAGCCGGGCAACTCGGAAGGCCCGGTGGTCAACGGTCAGGGGCAGATCATCGGCATCGTGTCGTCCACGATCGCCTCCCTGCCCTTCCTGATGGCGACGGGCGTCGCGCCCCAGAACGTCAATTGGGCGGTCAAGGCCGACTACGCGCGGCCGCTCTTCGAGCAGCCCACCGCGCGGCCGGCCGCCGGCAGCCGCACCGAGGCGCTCGAGCGGGCGAGGGGCGCGACGTGCCGCATTGAAGTCGACCGCTAA
- a CDS encoding C4-dicarboxylate ABC transporter, whose amino-acid sequence MNDPQTNTDTPRRKFLKGAAVAAAGAAALGFPTVVKAQGPITMRWQSTWPAKDIFHEYALDFAKKVNDMTGGDLKIDVLPAGAVVPAFGLLDAVSKGTLDGGHGVLVYHYGKQTALALWGSSPAYGMDANMLLSWHKYGGGKDLLNKLYASIGANVVSFPYGPMATQPLGWFKKPITKPDDFKGLKFRTVGISIDLFTGLGAAVNALPGGEIVPAMDRGLLDAAEFNNASSDRLLGFADVSKVCMLQSYHQNAEQFEITFNKTKFDALPAKMKAIIENAVEAASSDMSWKAIDRYSKDYIELQTKDKVRFYKTPDAVLQKQLQIFDEVLVKRSADNPMFKEISDSQRAFAERAVKWDLDTNVSRRMAYNHYFAKPAAKPAAKPADKKS is encoded by the coding sequence ATGAACGATCCTCAGACCAACACCGACACCCCGCGACGGAAATTCCTGAAGGGTGCGGCCGTAGCGGCGGCGGGCGCGGCGGCGCTCGGCTTCCCGACGGTCGTCAAGGCGCAGGGGCCCATCACGATGCGCTGGCAGAGCACCTGGCCGGCCAAGGACATCTTCCACGAGTACGCGCTCGACTTCGCGAAGAAGGTCAACGACATGACCGGCGGCGACCTCAAGATCGACGTGCTGCCCGCCGGCGCGGTGGTCCCGGCCTTCGGCCTGCTCGACGCCGTGTCCAAGGGGACGCTCGACGGTGGCCACGGCGTGCTCGTGTACCACTACGGCAAGCAGACGGCGCTGGCGCTGTGGGGGTCCAGTCCCGCCTACGGCATGGACGCCAACATGCTGCTGTCCTGGCACAAGTACGGCGGGGGCAAGGATCTGCTCAACAAGCTCTACGCCTCCATCGGCGCCAACGTCGTGTCGTTCCCCTACGGCCCGATGGCGACGCAGCCGCTGGGCTGGTTCAAGAAGCCGATCACCAAGCCCGACGACTTCAAGGGCCTCAAGTTCCGCACGGTGGGCATCTCGATCGACCTGTTCACGGGGCTGGGGGCGGCGGTGAACGCGCTGCCCGGCGGCGAGATCGTGCCGGCCATGGACCGCGGGCTGCTCGATGCCGCCGAGTTCAACAACGCGTCCTCCGACCGGCTCCTCGGCTTCGCCGACGTGTCCAAGGTCTGCATGCTGCAGAGCTACCACCAGAACGCCGAGCAGTTCGAGATCACGTTCAACAAGACCAAGTTCGACGCGCTGCCGGCCAAGATGAAGGCCATCATCGAGAACGCGGTGGAGGCCGCCTCGTCCGACATGTCGTGGAAGGCGATCGACCGCTACTCGAAGGACTACATCGAGCTGCAGACCAAGGACAAGGTCAGGTTCTACAAGACCCCGGACGCGGTCCTCCAAAAGCAGCTCCAGATCTTCGACGAGGTCTTGGTGAAGAGGTCGGCAGACAACCCGATGTTCAAGGAGATCTCCGACTCGCAGCGCGCCTTCGCCGAACGGGCGGTGAAGTGGGACCTCGACACCAACGTCAGCCGGCGCATGGCCTACAACCACTACTTCGCCAAGCCGGCCGCCAAGCCGGCTGCCAAGCCCGCTGACAAGAAGAGCTAG
- a CDS encoding NlpC/P60 family protein: MNAFDDDLQPMADLTETPRSGGRGLTLALLIGLVVCALLAIGAIFYAQKQIATLTQARDAAQRDSQRLTATSAAAAANAAKAEQSLAAARVERGELALLVVALRQNPNTGKDIKDPALPASITGKRRDALTAAFALKQEKVPFKWAGKKKEDGLDSAAFAALILAQAGVIDKPEAVTAKSLQGQLKVGTEGEPQPGDLLFFDGGNVMLYLGGDNAVGMLPEGAVTKNGVIKGKGIGFRYLGYGPIKYE, from the coding sequence ATGAACGCATTCGACGACGACCTGCAGCCCATGGCGGACCTGACGGAGACACCGCGCAGTGGCGGTAGGGGGCTGACGCTGGCCCTGCTGATCGGCCTCGTGGTCTGCGCGCTCCTGGCGATCGGCGCGATCTTCTACGCCCAGAAGCAGATCGCCACGCTCACGCAGGCCCGCGACGCCGCGCAGCGCGACAGCCAGCGGCTGACGGCGACGAGCGCCGCGGCGGCGGCCAACGCGGCGAAGGCCGAGCAGTCGCTCGCCGCCGCCCGAGTCGAGCGCGGCGAGCTCGCGCTCCTCGTGGTCGCCCTCCGGCAGAACCCGAACACGGGCAAGGACATCAAGGACCCGGCGCTGCCGGCGTCGATCACCGGGAAGCGGCGCGACGCGCTCACGGCGGCCTTCGCGCTCAAGCAGGAGAAGGTGCCCTTCAAGTGGGCCGGCAAGAAGAAGGAAGACGGGCTCGACTCCGCCGCCTTCGCCGCCCTCATCCTGGCTCAGGCGGGCGTGATCGACAAGCCCGAGGCGGTGACGGCGAAGAGCCTCCAGGGCCAGCTCAAGGTCGGCACGGAGGGTGAGCCGCAGCCGGGCGATCTCCTATTCTTCGATGGCGGCAACGTCATGCTCTACCTGGGCGGCGACAACGCCGTCGGCATGCTGCCGGAGGGCGCCGTCACGAAGAACGGGGTCATCAAGGGCAAGGGGATCGGCTTCAGGTATCTCGGCTACGGCCCCATCAAATACGAGTAG
- a CDS encoding indolepyruvate ferredoxin oxidoreductase family protein translates to MTSKADQFSLDAKYTQESGRIYLSGIQALVRLPLDQHRADKRRGLNTATFVSGYRGSPLGGLDQTLDREKKLLEAHQVVFSSGLNEDLGATAIFGSQMVGLFPRPRYDGVLGMWYGKAPGVDRSGDAFKHANYAGVGKNGGVLALAGDDPVSKSSTLPSHSEVALYDALMPTIFPGNVQDILDLGLHGFMLSRTSGLWVGVKIVTNVADEAGTAEVSPERVSPIIPTIELDGRRFEHAINVNLIPPYGLDMERTLHHARLELARLYAYENKLNRITVPTPDAWLGIMSAGKTYYDVRQALLELGLDDEGLRRHGIRLLKMGMLFPMEPRIVREFARGLEEILVVEEKRAFLEMFCKDILYGQADRPRIVGKRDEENRLLVEVVGELDPDVIARAIARRIARKLRIDSVEARIRHIDELKQRPKPLSLARTAYFCSGCPHNRSTVVPEGSVAAAGIGCHGMAMGMDRGIIGVTHMGAEGAQWVGISPFTETPHLFQNIGDGTLFHSGSLAINYAIAAGVNITYKILYNSAVAMTGGQDAAGALPIPALTRRLEADGVKRIIITTDHPEIYKGVSLAGITEVWHRDRLLEAQSVLAAVLGVTALIHDQQCAAEKRRLRKRGKQADPQTRIFINEAVCEGCGDCGRKSNCLSVQPVQTEFGRKTQIHQSSCNKDYSCLLGDCPSFLTIEPVGEPRTRERRLTPLDADLPEPALRVPRDGFALHMMGIGGTGVVTVNQILGTAAMLDGRHVRGLDQTGLSQKGGPVVSDLRIDSQPIEGSNKVSAGGADLYLGFDLLVATDPVNLDKAESGRTIAAVSTSQIPTGRMVVDTTLQFPELGSTLMSIDRVTRKDANVYVDAQAMAEALFNDHMATNFIMVGAAYQCGALPISTASLEAAIRLNGVSVDMNLLAFRWGRMAVVDAKRVEAAVVQAQGKAETSRALSAEARALVDAAGSTGELRRLLEIRVPELIDYQDAAYARRYVEFVTRVAGEESRKTPGRTGLSEAVARHLFKLMAYKDEYEVARLHLSAALEAELHARFGSEIRYYWHLHPPLLRALGLKKKIRFGSWFKPAFSALHAMKGLRGTSLDVFGYARVRREERALIGEYRALVERALASLSPATHDTAVALGDLPDMIRGYEDIKLDNVRHFRARAAELAARLDAV, encoded by the coding sequence ATGACCAGCAAGGCCGACCAGTTCTCGCTGGACGCGAAGTACACGCAGGAGTCGGGGCGCATCTACCTCTCCGGCATCCAGGCGCTCGTCAGGCTCCCGCTGGATCAGCATCGCGCCGACAAGCGGCGGGGGCTCAACACGGCGACCTTTGTTTCCGGCTACCGCGGCTCGCCGCTGGGCGGCCTCGACCAGACCCTCGACCGTGAGAAGAAGCTGCTCGAAGCGCATCAGGTGGTCTTCTCGTCCGGCCTGAACGAAGATCTGGGAGCCACGGCGATCTTCGGCAGCCAGATGGTCGGCCTCTTCCCGCGCCCCAGGTACGACGGCGTCCTCGGCATGTGGTACGGCAAGGCGCCGGGCGTGGACCGGTCGGGCGACGCCTTCAAGCACGCCAACTACGCCGGCGTCGGCAAGAACGGCGGTGTGCTGGCCCTGGCGGGAGACGACCCGGTGTCCAAGTCCTCGACGCTGCCGAGCCACTCGGAAGTCGCGCTCTACGACGCGCTCATGCCGACCATCTTTCCCGGCAATGTCCAGGACATCCTCGACCTGGGCCTGCACGGCTTCATGCTCTCCCGAACTTCCGGGCTCTGGGTCGGCGTCAAGATCGTCACGAACGTCGCCGACGAGGCGGGCACGGCCGAGGTGTCGCCCGAGCGCGTCAGCCCCATCATTCCCACGATCGAGCTGGACGGCCGGCGCTTCGAGCACGCGATCAACGTCAACCTGATCCCGCCCTACGGGCTCGACATGGAGCGCACGCTCCACCACGCACGCCTCGAGCTGGCGCGGCTCTACGCGTACGAGAACAAGCTCAACCGCATCACCGTGCCGACGCCGGACGCATGGCTCGGGATCATGAGCGCGGGCAAGACGTACTACGACGTTCGCCAGGCGCTCCTGGAGCTCGGTCTCGATGACGAGGGGCTCCGCCGCCACGGCATCCGCCTGCTGAAGATGGGCATGCTCTTTCCGATGGAGCCTCGGATAGTCCGCGAGTTCGCGCGGGGGCTCGAGGAGATCCTGGTCGTCGAGGAGAAGCGGGCCTTCCTCGAGATGTTCTGCAAGGACATTCTCTACGGCCAGGCCGACAGGCCGCGGATCGTCGGCAAGCGCGACGAGGAAAACCGGCTGCTCGTCGAGGTCGTGGGCGAACTCGACCCGGATGTCATCGCCCGCGCCATCGCCAGGCGGATCGCCCGGAAGCTCAGGATCGATTCCGTCGAGGCGCGCATCCGCCACATCGACGAGCTCAAGCAGCGGCCCAAGCCGCTGTCGCTCGCGCGCACGGCCTACTTCTGCTCGGGCTGCCCCCACAACCGGTCCACCGTCGTGCCGGAAGGCAGCGTCGCCGCGGCGGGCATCGGTTGCCACGGCATGGCCATGGGCATGGACCGCGGCATCATCGGCGTCACGCACATGGGCGCCGAAGGCGCGCAGTGGGTCGGGATCTCGCCCTTCACCGAGACGCCGCACCTCTTTCAGAACATCGGCGACGGCACGCTCTTCCACTCGGGCAGCCTCGCGATCAACTACGCCATCGCTGCGGGCGTCAACATCACGTACAAGATCCTCTACAACTCGGCCGTCGCGATGACGGGCGGCCAGGACGCCGCGGGGGCGCTGCCCATCCCCGCGTTGACGAGGCGACTCGAAGCCGACGGCGTCAAGCGCATCATCATCACGACGGACCACCCGGAGATCTACAAGGGCGTCTCCCTCGCGGGCATCACGGAGGTCTGGCACCGCGACCGCCTCCTCGAGGCCCAGTCGGTGCTGGCGGCCGTCCTGGGCGTGACGGCGCTCATCCACGACCAGCAGTGCGCAGCCGAGAAGCGGCGGCTCAGGAAGCGCGGCAAGCAGGCCGATCCCCAGACGCGGATCTTCATCAACGAGGCCGTGTGCGAGGGGTGCGGCGACTGCGGCCGGAAGTCGAACTGTCTCTCCGTCCAACCTGTCCAGACCGAGTTCGGCAGGAAGACCCAGATCCACCAGTCCTCGTGCAACAAGGACTACTCGTGCCTCCTCGGCGACTGCCCGTCATTCCTGACCATCGAGCCGGTCGGCGAGCCGCGCACGCGCGAGCGGCGCCTGACGCCGCTGGACGCCGACCTGCCCGAGCCCGCGCTGCGCGTGCCCCGCGACGGCTTCGCGCTGCACATGATGGGCATCGGCGGCACCGGCGTCGTGACGGTGAACCAGATCCTGGGCACGGCCGCCATGCTCGACGGCCGCCACGTGCGCGGCCTCGATCAGACGGGGCTTTCGCAGAAGGGGGGCCCTGTGGTCTCGGACCTCAGGATCGACTCCCAGCCCATCGAGGGCTCCAACAAGGTCTCGGCCGGCGGCGCCGACCTCTACCTCGGCTTCGACCTTCTCGTCGCCACGGACCCGGTCAACCTCGACAAGGCCGAGTCGGGCCGCACCATCGCCGCCGTCTCGACGAGCCAGATCCCCACCGGCCGGATGGTCGTGGACACCACGCTCCAGTTCCCCGAACTCGGCAGCACGCTGATGAGCATCGACCGGGTGACGCGCAAGGACGCCAACGTCTACGTGGACGCCCAGGCCATGGCCGAGGCGCTCTTCAACGACCACATGGCGACCAACTTCATCATGGTGGGCGCCGCCTACCAGTGCGGCGCGCTCCCGATCAGCACCGCTTCTCTCGAGGCCGCCATCCGGCTCAACGGCGTCAGCGTGGACATGAACCTGTTGGCCTTCCGCTGGGGGCGCATGGCCGTGGTGGACGCCAAGCGCGTGGAGGCCGCGGTCGTCCAGGCCCAGGGCAAGGCCGAGACCTCGCGCGCCCTCTCGGCCGAGGCGCGGGCACTGGTGGACGCCGCGGGCTCGACGGGCGAGCTCCGCAGGCTGCTCGAGATCCGCGTGCCCGAGCTGATCGATTACCAGGACGCGGCCTATGCGCGGCGGTACGTCGAGTTCGTCACGCGTGTGGCCGGCGAGGAGTCGCGGAAGACGCCCGGCCGCACGGGGCTGTCCGAAGCCGTCGCGCGCCACCTCTTCAAGCTCATGGCGTACAAGGACGAGTACGAGGTGGCGCGCCTGCATCTCTCGGCCGCGCTCGAGGCGGAGCTCCACGCGCGCTTCGGCTCCGAGATCCGCTACTACTGGCACCTGCACCCGCCGCTCCTGCGGGCGCTCGGGCTCAAGAAGAAGATCCGGTTCGGCTCCTGGTTCAAGCCCGCCTTCTCGGCGCTCCACGCGATGAAGGGGCTGCGCGGCACGTCGCTCGACGTCTTCGGCTACGCCCGCGTGCGGCGCGAGGAGCGGGCGCTGATCGGCGAGTACCGCGCGCTGGTCGAGCGGGCGCTCGCGTCACTCTCGCCCGCCACCCACGACACGGCGGTGGCGCTCGGCGACCTGCCCGACATGATCCGCGGCTACGAGGACATCAAGCTCGACAACGTGAGACACTTCCGCGCCCGCGCGGCGGAGCTCGCAGCCAGGCTCGACGCAGTGTGA
- a CDS encoding ABC transporter substrate-binding protein produces the protein MTRSRACAVSLVAALAMSSPAGAAGPVSAAGPNGQMTWAVHVSLAPTWFDPAETSGIITPFMVLYALHDALVKPMPGNAMAPSLAESWTMSKDGLTYEFALRKGVKFHNGDVMTAEDVKFSFERYRGASSKQMKARVARVEVVDPHRVRFVLKQPWPDFMTFYATPATGAAWIVPKKYVEQVGEEGFKKAPVGAGPYKFVSFKPGVELTLEAHEQYWRKTPAVKTLVLRVIPDESTRLAALKRGEVDIAYSITGPLAEEVKRTPGLTLKPTYILFTVWLLFTEQWDAKSPWADKRVRMAANYAIDRQAINQAVYLGYARPAVSFIPHAMDYAWQPPAYPYDPKKAKQLLAEAGYPNGFDAGELSGDQIYGTAIGEPVVNYLTAVGIRLQLRPLERAAFFKQYGEKKLKYVIQSGSAAPGNAATRLEAYAVTGGQYVYGSYPEVDGLYSEQANETNARARRQILDKLQQLIHERVMFAPVLEPAFLNGVGPRVEAHGLNAITSHAYSAPYEDLKLKGK, from the coding sequence ATGACCCGCTCCCGAGCGTGCGCCGTTTCCCTCGTTGCCGCCTTGGCCATGTCTTCGCCGGCCGGCGCGGCAGGACCGGTCAGCGCCGCAGGCCCAAACGGCCAGATGACCTGGGCCGTCCACGTTTCGCTCGCGCCCACCTGGTTCGACCCGGCCGAGACCTCGGGCATCATCACGCCCTTCATGGTGCTGTACGCGCTGCACGACGCGCTCGTGAAGCCCATGCCCGGCAATGCCATGGCGCCCTCGCTGGCGGAGTCCTGGACGATGTCCAAGGACGGGCTCACCTACGAGTTCGCGCTTCGCAAGGGGGTCAAGTTCCACAACGGCGACGTCATGACGGCGGAGGACGTCAAGTTCTCCTTCGAGCGCTACCGCGGCGCGTCCTCCAAGCAGATGAAGGCGAGAGTGGCGCGCGTCGAAGTGGTGGATCCACACCGCGTACGCTTCGTCCTCAAGCAGCCCTGGCCCGACTTCATGACTTTCTACGCCACGCCCGCGACCGGGGCCGCGTGGATCGTGCCGAAGAAGTACGTGGAGCAGGTGGGGGAGGAGGGCTTCAAGAAAGCGCCGGTGGGCGCGGGCCCGTACAAATTCGTCTCCTTCAAGCCCGGCGTGGAGCTCACGCTGGAGGCCCACGAGCAGTACTGGCGCAAGACGCCCGCCGTCAAGACCCTCGTGCTCCGCGTCATCCCCGACGAGTCCACGCGCCTGGCGGCCCTCAAGCGCGGCGAGGTGGACATCGCCTACAGCATCACCGGGCCGCTCGCCGAGGAGGTCAAGCGCACGCCCGGGCTGACGCTCAAGCCGACCTATATCCTCTTCACGGTGTGGCTGCTCTTCACCGAGCAGTGGGACGCCAAGTCGCCGTGGGCGGACAAGCGGGTGCGCATGGCCGCCAACTACGCCATCGACCGTCAGGCCATCAACCAGGCCGTGTACCTGGGCTATGCCAGGCCCGCCGTCTCCTTCATCCCGCACGCCATGGACTACGCCTGGCAGCCGCCGGCCTATCCCTATGACCCCAAGAAGGCGAAGCAGCTGCTCGCCGAGGCGGGCTACCCCAACGGCTTCGACGCGGGCGAGCTTTCCGGCGACCAAATCTACGGCACGGCCATCGGCGAGCCCGTGGTCAATTACCTCACGGCCGTCGGCATCCGCCTGCAGCTCCGCCCGCTCGAGCGCGCGGCGTTCTTCAAGCAGTACGGCGAGAAGAAGCTCAAGTACGTCATCCAGAGCGGCAGCGCCGCCCCCGGCAACGCGGCCACGCGGCTCGAGGCCTACGCGGTGACGGGCGGCCAGTACGTCTACGGCTCCTATCCTGAGGTGGACGGCCTGTACTCCGAGCAGGCCAACGAGACCAATGCCCGCGCGCGGCGGCAGATCCTCGACAAGCTCCAGCAGCTGATCCACGAGCGCGTCATGTTCGCACCCGTGCTGGAGCCCGCCTTCCTCAACGGCGTGGGGCCGCGGGTCGAGGCGCACGGGCTCAACGCCATCACCAGCCATGCCTACTCGGCGCCCTACGAAGATCTCAAGCTCAAAGGGAAATAG
- a CDS encoding alkyl sulfatase dimerization domain-containing protein — translation MLEGPGSAIAACCALCYRPPDMGDILDLAERFWQGQIPPRDLWRPTHKSEELAPGVVFFHTWANVTAIRTEAGLVLVDTGNYAARAKTFAAVRAVDGDPLHAAVYTHGHADHACGLPPFLEEAREKGRPAPLIVGHRNVAARFDRYRMTAPWNGLINSRQFSVNTTWPTDYDYPTVVYDAAYALEAGGARLELTHARGETDDHTWLWWPERRILFTGDLFFWVAPNAGNPQKVQRYAAEWARALRAMAERGAELLIPGHGVPIVGAARARQALSDTAEWLETLEHETVARMNAGLGLDQILAEVRPPAHLAERPYLQAVYDEPEYVVRNIWRLYGGWWDGQPAHLKPARESEIGREVAALAGGAEALADRARALAESGSFALACHLADWAAAAAPDNARVHAARADIYEARAQASNALMTRGIFSATARESATKAGRGPEQGARPAPTPKTPPIQRG, via the coding sequence GTGCTGGAGGGGCCGGGGTCCGCGATTGCCGCCTGCTGCGCCCTGTGCTACCGTCCGCCGGACATGGGCGACATCCTCGACCTGGCCGAGCGGTTCTGGCAGGGACAGATCCCGCCGCGCGACCTGTGGCGGCCGACACACAAGAGCGAGGAGCTGGCGCCGGGTGTCGTCTTCTTCCACACCTGGGCGAATGTCACCGCCATCCGAACCGAGGCGGGGCTCGTCCTCGTGGACACGGGCAACTACGCCGCGCGCGCCAAGACCTTTGCCGCCGTGCGCGCGGTGGACGGTGATCCCCTCCACGCCGCCGTCTACACCCACGGCCACGCGGACCACGCCTGCGGACTGCCGCCCTTCCTTGAGGAAGCGCGTGAGAAGGGTCGCCCCGCGCCGTTGATCGTCGGGCACCGGAACGTCGCCGCCCGCTTCGACCGGTACCGGATGACCGCGCCCTGGAACGGCCTCATCAACTCGCGCCAGTTCTCGGTGAACACCACGTGGCCGACGGACTACGACTACCCGACCGTCGTCTACGACGCGGCGTACGCTCTCGAGGCGGGCGGCGCGCGTCTCGAGCTGACGCACGCGCGCGGCGAGACCGACGACCACACGTGGCTCTGGTGGCCCGAGCGGCGCATCCTCTTCACCGGCGACCTCTTCTTCTGGGTCGCCCCCAACGCCGGCAACCCGCAGAAGGTCCAGCGCTACGCCGCCGAGTGGGCGCGGGCCCTGCGCGCGATGGCGGAGCGCGGCGCCGAGCTCCTGATCCCGGGCCACGGTGTCCCGATCGTGGGCGCGGCGCGCGCGCGCCAGGCGCTCAGCGACACGGCGGAGTGGCTCGAGACCCTCGAGCACGAGACCGTGGCGCGCATGAACGCCGGGCTCGGCCTCGACCAGATCCTCGCCGAGGTACGCCCGCCCGCGCATCTCGCCGAGCGCCCGTACCTCCAGGCCGTCTACGACGAGCCGGAGTACGTCGTGCGCAATATCTGGCGGCTCTACGGCGGCTGGTGGGACGGCCAGCCGGCGCATCTCAAGCCCGCCCGCGAATCGGAGATTGGACGGGAGGTCGCGGCGCTGGCGGGCGGCGCCGAGGCGCTCGCCGACCGCGCCCGGGCCCTGGCCGAGAGCGGCAGCTTTGCTCTCGCATGCCACCTGGCCGACTGGGCTGCGGCCGCGGCGCCCGACAACGCGCGGGTCCACGCCGCGCGCGCCGACATCTACGAAGCGCGCGCCCAAGCTTCAAACGCCCTCATGACGCGTGGTATCTTCTCCGCTACGGCACGCGAGTCGGCGACGAAGGCCGGCCGCGGTCCCGAACAGGGTGCCAGGCCGGCGCCGACCCCCAAGACGCCCCCAATCCAACGAGGGTAG